The following coding sequences lie in one Salvelinus fontinalis isolate EN_2023a chromosome 21, ASM2944872v1, whole genome shotgun sequence genomic window:
- the LOC129819067 gene encoding TOG array regulator of axonemal microtubules protein 1-like isoform X3 yields the protein MAQNHVDILMPKLHDICLAIINEVKNLRSAVSCAAMATLGDMYVHLQRAMDSEVEGTARVLLHKASEANTFIRQGANFALGHMVQSCTPTRVMNALLVGGLSHRNAAVRSCTAQHLERLAEVMGMARLLSGKKDLTDRFLIAVSKLAVDPAQEARHHGRNILRNVATNGDFAKMWDKFAPRKERESLKEFISKVNLKERRGVSLEWVESLTWSSCMGWRLPLGCAVAEIFVG from the exons AAATGAG GTGAAGAACCTGCGCTCTGCAGTGTCCTGTGCTGCCATGGCCACACTGGGTGACATGTACGTCCACCTCCAGAGGGCCATGGACAGTGAAGTGGAGGGGACGGCACGTGTGCTGCTGCACAAAGCCAGCGAGGCCAACACCTTCATCCGGCAGGGCGCCAACTTTGCCCTGGGTCACATGGTGCAGAGCTGCACCCCTACCCGTGTCATGAATGCCCTGCTGGTCGGTGGGctgag CCACCGTAACGCTGCGGTGAGGAGCTGCACTGCTCAGCACCTGGAGAGACTGGCTGAGGTCATGGGGATGGCTCGTCTCCTGTCGGGGAAGAAAGACCTCACTGACCGTTTCTTGATTGCCGTCAGTAAACTGGCTGTGGACCCTGCACAGGAAGCCAG GCATCATGGTCGCAATATCTTGAGAAACGTGGCCACCAATGGCGACTTTGCTAAAATGTGGGACAAATTCGCTCCGAGGAAAGAGCGAGAATCCTTGAAGGAGTTCATCTCAAAGGTTAACCTCAAAGAAAG gaggggtgtgtcacttgagtgggttgagtcactgacgtggtcttcctgtatGGGTTGGCGcctccccttgggttgtgccgtggcggagatctttgtgggctag